One genomic region from Haloprofundus salinisoli encodes:
- a CDS encoding 50S ribosomal protein L18e gives MSSKTNPRLTSLIAELKAVSRDSDAAVWRDVADRLEKPRRTHAEVNLGRIERYAQEDETVVVPGKVLGSGVLQKNVTVAAVDFSGTARKKIEQVGDVLTLEQVAEQNPEGSNVRVIR, from the coding sequence ATGAGTAGCAAGACGAATCCGAGACTCACGAGTCTCATCGCCGAGCTAAAGGCGGTTTCGCGCGACTCAGACGCCGCAGTCTGGCGTGACGTCGCAGACCGCCTCGAAAAGCCCCGGCGCACCCACGCGGAGGTCAACCTCGGCCGCATCGAGCGGTACGCGCAGGAAGACGAAACCGTGGTCGTCCCCGGCAAGGTGCTGGGGAGTGGTGTGCTGCAGAAAAACGTCACCGTCGCAGCCGTCGACTTCTCGGGCACCGCCCGCAAGAAGATCGAGCAGGTCGGTGACGTGCTGACGCTTGAACAAGTCGCAGAACAGAACCCCGAAGGATCCAACGTCCGGGTGATTCGATGA
- a CDS encoding 50S ribosomal protein L13, producing the protein MSYAEFEADVIVDARDCIMGRVASEVAQRALDGERVAVINAERAVITGSDEDVMGVYRKRSEVGSDRGPYYPKRPDRIFKRAIRGMLPYKTPRGREAFENVRVYLDNPYDEDGEVLDGTSLDRLSNIKFISLGEISEKLGANVTW; encoded by the coding sequence ATGAGTTACGCCGAGTTCGAAGCCGACGTGATCGTCGACGCCCGCGACTGCATCATGGGCCGCGTCGCCAGCGAGGTGGCCCAGCGCGCGCTCGACGGCGAGCGCGTCGCGGTCATCAACGCCGAGCGCGCGGTCATCACCGGCAGCGACGAGGACGTGATGGGCGTCTACCGGAAGCGCTCGGAGGTCGGCTCCGACCGCGGTCCGTACTACCCGAAGCGCCCCGACCGGATCTTCAAGCGCGCCATCCGCGGCATGCTCCCGTACAAGACGCCACGCGGCCGCGAAGCGTTCGAGAACGTCCGCGTCTACCTCGACAACCCGTACGACGAGGACGGCGAAGTGCTCGACGGCACGTCGCTGGACCGACTCTCGAACATCAAGTTCATCTCCCTCGGAGAGATCTCCGAAAAACTGGGTGCTAACGTCACATGGTAA
- a CDS encoding 30S ribosomal protein S9: protein MVTNTSGKKKTAVARATVREGEGRVRINSRPVELVDPEVARLKMLEPFRIAGDELRDDVDIDVRVNGGGFSGQADATRTAIARGLVQYFNDAELRDAYMEFDRSLLVNDVRQSESKKWGGPGARARYQKSYR from the coding sequence ATGGTAACCAACACGAGCGGTAAGAAGAAGACGGCCGTCGCCCGCGCCACCGTGCGCGAGGGCGAGGGTCGCGTACGAATCAACTCCCGGCCCGTCGAACTGGTCGACCCCGAGGTCGCGCGCCTGAAGATGTTGGAACCGTTCCGCATCGCCGGCGACGAGCTCCGCGACGACGTCGACATCGACGTGCGCGTCAACGGCGGCGGCTTCAGCGGGCAGGCGGACGCCACCCGCACCGCCATCGCCCGCGGGCTGGTGCAGTACTTCAACGACGCCGAACTCCGCGACGCGTACATGGAGTTCGACCGGTCGCTGCTCGTCAACGACGTCCGGCAGTCCGAGTCCAAGAAATGGGGCGGTCCGGGCGCTCGCGCTCGCTACCAGAAGTCCTACCGCTGA
- a CDS encoding DNA-directed RNA polymerase subunit N — translation MMIPVRCFTCGNVVAEHWEEFKARAREGDEDPAEVLDELGVERACCRRMMVSHKDLVDVVAPYQ, via the coding sequence ATGATGATACCCGTCCGGTGTTTCACGTGCGGCAACGTCGTCGCCGAACACTGGGAAGAGTTCAAAGCACGCGCCCGCGAGGGTGACGAAGACCCCGCCGAAGTTCTCGACGAACTCGGCGTCGAGCGGGCGTGCTGCCGACGGATGATGGTTTCGCACAAAGACCTCGTCGACGTGGTGGCTCCGTACCAATGA
- a CDS encoding DNA-directed RNA polymerase subunit K, with amino-acid sequence MMQHYNRYEKARILGARALQISYGAPVLVESKQTEPILIAAEEYDAGVLPFTVRREGK; translated from the coding sequence ATGATGCAACACTACAATCGGTACGAGAAGGCGCGCATCCTCGGCGCACGAGCGCTGCAGATCAGCTACGGTGCGCCGGTTCTCGTCGAATCGAAACAGACCGAACCGATCCTCATCGCGGCCGAGGAGTACGACGCCGGCGTGCTTCCGTTCACCGTCCGGCGGGAGGGTAAGTGA